A stretch of Brassica rapa cultivar Chiifu-401-42 chromosome A08, CAAS_Brap_v3.01, whole genome shotgun sequence DNA encodes these proteins:
- the LOC103833982 gene encoding RGG repeats nuclear RNA binding protein A isoform X2 translates to MLHAAVDVVVVETEDLAVVVVVTTVILEAVMVTVEDTISPLRKEGFQSLSLRNVVAGEGERPRRTFERRSGTGRGGDFKREGAGRGNWGTPGEEVLVVETEEVAGAEIEKPAGDEVVADAKKENAAEVEEQKEPEDKEMTLDEYEKILEEKKKSLQSQTTSERKVDTKVFESMQQLSNKKKSNDEIFIKLGSDKDKRKDDKEEKAKKAVSINEFLKPAEGENYYRGGGRGGGRGRGRGGRDRGVVSGGGFDGYRSEAAPAIGDTAQFPSLGGK, encoded by the exons ATGCTCCACGCGGCGGTGgacgtggtggtggtggagaccGAGGATCTAGCCGTGGTCGTGGTGGTTACAACCGTGATTTTAGAGGCGGTGATGGTAACAGTGGAGGATACAATAAGCCCTCTGAGGAAGGAGGGGTTTCAAAGCCTTTCTTTGAGAAACGTAGT AGCTGGTGAAGGTGAACGTCCTCGAAGGACATTCGAGCGTCGTAGTGGAACTGGCCGAGG GGGTGACTTCAAAAGGGAAGGAGCTGGTCGTGGAAATTGGGGAACACCAGGAGAAGAAGTTCTTGTTGT GGAGACTGAAGAAGTTGCTGGTGCTGAGATTGAGAAGCCTGCTGGTGATGAGGTTGTTGCTGATGCTAAGAAGGAGAACGCTGCTGAAGTCGAGGAGCAGAAAGAGCCTGAAGATAAG GAGATGACTCTGGATGAGTATGAGAAAATACTCGAGGAAAAGAAAAAGTCTCTTCAGTCTCAGACCACCTCTGAGAGGAAAGTTGATACTAAAGTGTTTGAATCAATGCAACAACTCTCAAACAAGAAGAAGTCTAACGATGAAATCTTCATCAAGCTG GGTTCTGATAAGGACAAACGCAAAGATGACAAAGAAGAGAAGGCTAAGAAG GCTGTGAGCATTAATGAGTTTCTGAAACCAGCTGAGGGTGAGAACTACTACCGAGGAGGAGGCCGTGGTGGTGGTCGTGGAAGGGGACGTGGTGGTCGTGACCGTGGAGTTGTTTCTGGTGGTGGATTTGATGGTTACCGTAGTGAAGCTGCGCCTGCCATCGGAGATACTGCTCAGTTCCCATCTCTTGGGGGAAAGTAA
- the LOC103833982 gene encoding RGG repeats nuclear RNA binding protein A isoform X1, which produces MATLNPFDLLGDDAEDPSQIAVSISADKPKKPAPVSAKSSAPSRQLPQPVREARSDAPRGGGRGGGGDRGSSRGRGGYNRDFRGGDGNSGGYNKPSEEGGVSKPFFEKRSVYGGAPRGGGRRGEAGEGERPRRTFERRSGTGRGGDFKREGAGRGNWGTPGEEVLVVETEEVAGAEIEKPAGDEVVADAKKENAAEVEEQKEPEDKEMTLDEYEKILEEKKKSLQSQTTSERKVDTKVFESMQQLSNKKKSNDEIFIKLGSDKDKRKDDKEEKAKKAVSINEFLKPAEGENYYRGGGRGGGRGRGRGGRDRGVVSGGGFDGYRSEAAPAIGDTAQFPSLGGK; this is translated from the exons ATGGCAACTTTGAACCCTTTTGATCTGTTGGGTGACGACGCAGAGGATCCGAGCCAGATCGCCGTCTCCATCTCTGCTGATAAGCCCAAGAAACCTGCACCTGTTTCCGCTAAGTCATCTGCTCCGTCGAGGCAGCTTCCTCAACCTG TGAGGGAGGCTAGGAGTGATGCTCCACGCGGCGGTGgacgtggtggtggtggagaccGAGGATCTAGCCGTGGTCGTGGTGGTTACAACCGTGATTTTAGAGGCGGTGATGGTAACAGTGGAGGATACAATAAGCCCTCTGAGGAAGGAGGGGTTTCAAAGCCTTTCTTTGAGAAACGTAGTGTATATGGCGGTGCTCCTCGTGGTGGTGGTCGACGTGGTGAAGCTGGTGAAGGTGAACGTCCTCGAAGGACATTCGAGCGTCGTAGTGGAACTGGCCGAGG GGGTGACTTCAAAAGGGAAGGAGCTGGTCGTGGAAATTGGGGAACACCAGGAGAAGAAGTTCTTGTTGT GGAGACTGAAGAAGTTGCTGGTGCTGAGATTGAGAAGCCTGCTGGTGATGAGGTTGTTGCTGATGCTAAGAAGGAGAACGCTGCTGAAGTCGAGGAGCAGAAAGAGCCTGAAGATAAG GAGATGACTCTGGATGAGTATGAGAAAATACTCGAGGAAAAGAAAAAGTCTCTTCAGTCTCAGACCACCTCTGAGAGGAAAGTTGATACTAAAGTGTTTGAATCAATGCAACAACTCTCAAACAAGAAGAAGTCTAACGATGAAATCTTCATCAAGCTG GGTTCTGATAAGGACAAACGCAAAGATGACAAAGAAGAGAAGGCTAAGAAG GCTGTGAGCATTAATGAGTTTCTGAAACCAGCTGAGGGTGAGAACTACTACCGAGGAGGAGGCCGTGGTGGTGGTCGTGGAAGGGGACGTGGTGGTCGTGACCGTGGAGTTGTTTCTGGTGGTGGATTTGATGGTTACCGTAGTGAAGCTGCGCCTGCCATCGGAGATACTGCTCAGTTCCCATCTCTTGGGGGAAAGTAA